The genomic window CGTCGGCGTCGGCGTCGGTGTCGGTGTCGGTGTCGGCACTGACTGTCCTGACCTGTCGCCTGCTGCACGGGCCCGATTTCCGGCGCTTCGCGGAACGGCGGGAGGTGGCCCTCGGTTTCGCCCGTTACGCCTACCGGCGACTGAGGAAGTCCGACAGCCAGCGCACCGAGCTGGCCGTCCTGCCCGTTCTGGAACGAGTGGCGCGGGCACTGGTCCGTCTCTATGACGCGGCGGCGAGCGAGCCTGGCCGGAACACCATCGCCCTGCCGCAGCAGGATCTCGCGGACCTGGTCGGCGCCTCGCGCAACGCCGTCGTTCTTGCTCTGGGCGTGTTGAGGGTCGAGCGGCTCATCGAAACGGGCCGCCGATGTATCACCATCCTGGACGTTCCGGAACTCCGTCGTCGCGCCGACGGGTGAATGTTCCGTCACGTGTCGAGCGCCCAATGGTGGGCTGAGCGCGGGCCCCACGGCCGTCACGATGAGCTGGTCAACCAGTCACCGCTGGAAAGGCCCAGGTCGATGACGTCGAGCCATGTTCCATCCCGTCCACTGCCGCCGTATCGAGCGATTCTCGCCATGGACGCCAAGGACTTCACCAAGCTTCCCGG from Actinoplanes derwentensis includes these protein-coding regions:
- a CDS encoding Crp/Fnr family transcriptional regulator, which produces MFHPGSQLCRQGDIGDYVYVLLAGAVKVVRSEPAGGRAVLTVRSAGDVIGDIAAIDGGRRSASASASVSVSVSALTVLTCRLLHGPDFRRFAERREVALGFARYAYRRLRKSDSQRTELAVLPVLERVARALVRLYDAAASEPGRNTIALPQQDLADLVGASRNAVVLALGVLRVERLIETGRRCITILDVPELRRRADG